Part of the Longimicrobium sp. genome, CCTCCCGCTCCAGGTCATCCCGCGAGAGCGCCCACGAGGCGACGGTCGAGAGGTTTTCCCCGCGCAGCACGGAAAACTCGTCCAGGAGCCTCGCGAGCGCCCGCGGGTCGCCGCGGGTCGCGGGTGCGGTGCGGCCGACGGGCGGAAGGGCCCGCGATCGCCCGTGCTCCAGGAAGGTCCGCGCGCGGGGGATCCAGTT contains:
- a CDS encoding DinB family protein → NWIPRARTFLEHGRSRALPPVGRTAPATRGDPRALARLLDEFSVLRGENLSTVASWALSRDDLEREGEHPEFGRVTLGQLLATWVAHDLSHLAQIARVMAKQHREAVGPWRAYLPIMDR